The following DNA comes from Camelina sativa cultivar DH55 chromosome 14, Cs, whole genome shotgun sequence.
GTAACCTACCAATGGACCTCGACGTATTGAGAACGCTAAAACTTGATCTGGCGCCTTGCCATTGTACAACTTTTCCTCCAGTTTTCTCTATTCTTGCATACTCGTCCTCTCTCTCTGGCTGCAAAAGCGGTTAAGACATTTATTAGCTCTGTGTGAAAGAGAGAAGTAAGAAACTTTCTCAGATTGTTTTAAAACACGTTTGAGGGAAAAGGAGGATTTTTACTCTTTGGTCAACTGATAAATGCATGGATTCTTTGCCTCGCAATAAAACCACTCTTGAATTACCACAGTTGGAAACTATTATATGTGATGAGCAAACCAATGCTACTACGGCAGTGGATCCGATGGACTCAGGGACAACAGCCTCAAGAATATTATCAAAAGAACCAGTACTTGGACGACAGCCGATTTTCCCTGCGACCTCATCAACGACCCTTAGAAAACAATTGGTGAAGACTTTCTTCCACTGTACTTGCCTATTCTCACTTGATTCACTGTTGCATAACTTATCTTTAATGCGCTCAATTTCTTCAGCCAAAGCAAAGTGGATTCTATCACGATAGTATTCAGCAACCTGCAAGAATCCATTTCCAACAAAgtattttttattcactttACTCGCAAGAGAGGTTCTCATCCTCAATCGCTAAATCAAAAGAATAGCAATTACAGCATACCTGAGATCCGCCATGGCCATCATATACACCGAAAAAATGACAAGGGATGTGTGAGAGACTTGGATTCATCCCCTCATGATCTCCCATAAACATTTCAATGGGTATTTTCAGAAAATGGGGTAAAGCTATAACAGAATCTTGCATTTGAGGTCTGTTTCCATCAATGGAAACTGTGCCCCACAAAGGTATACACTCTAATTCGTTGACACTCCTGCTTTCTTTCGTGACATGGCTCTTTTCTTCAGGAACGATGATTACCTTCGAAGCTGTCACGTCAGAACCAACAACATTGCGATAATCATCTGCTTCCTTATCTCTTGTAACTCCCACATCCGTAGATGCTTCTGCTACTTCCGCTTTGTCCTTAACTCGTTGACTTTCAAGTTTCTGCAAGACTCGTTCCCACTCGTGTCCACTTTTCCCACATAGAAATGAGCCGAGTACTTTAAGAGATAAAGGAATTCGGCCAGCAAGTTGGACAGCACGAACCGAGAGCCGTTTGAAACAAGTAGAAGGGGCTTGCTCGTTGAAAGCAAACTGATAGAAGAGTTGAAGAGCTTCATGGACTCTCAGACACTTGACTTCATATATATGTCTTAGGCCATTTGCTACAAGAAATTTCTTGTCTCTGGTCGTCACCATAACTCTACTCCCTGAACCAAACCAAGTGGCAACTTTCTGGACATCCTCTATCTGTTCATTATTATCCACACCATCAACAATGAGCAGCACTTTACGGTTTCGAAGCCTTGCTTTGGTAACATCAAAGCCATTTTTTGAACTCCTTACTGCTAAAGCCTCTCTTTGGATATTATTCCACAGCAGCTCTTCATGTAAACCTGATGGACCATGGTCTTTATAAATCTTTCCAATATTTTCCAGGAAAACATGGATATGAAAATATTGCATGGTCTCCTTGTACACACATCTTGCAAGGGTGAGTTTGCCAACCCCTCCTACTCCCCAGATGCCAACTATACGAACTTCATTTTCAGATTGTAACTCCATCAATCCACTCACAGCCTTCAGGTGACACTCCATACCTACAAAGTTGAATGCAGTGTTCCCCGGCAGAGACTTATCCTTCTCATTTGATACATTGAAGCTGCTTTCCTCTGTTCCTAGAGTGTTTTCATCAGACGATCGTTCATATTTAGACAATACCATTTTCCAGTCTTCCTCAAGTCTACCGAATACTTTTGCTCCAACTGACGCATCAGAGCTACTTGTCTCTGTTCCTGTAGTGCATTCATCAGATGATTGCTCGTATCTGGACAATATTGTTTCCAACTCTTCGTTAGGTTTAGCACATAATTCTGAGCCGACTGCAGCAATTACTGAAGGATAACCATTGCCAATCTTAATCGCAAGAGCTAAGAACTGTTCATAACCTTCAAGAGGAGCAATATCCTTGAAAGCGTGGAGGTTCAAGATTTCTAGAGATAGAATTCTAGGGATTCAACTTGGTACAAAAGTGTTACCCCGCAGGCAAGAAGCAACTTCTTGTCTAGGCAGGTTACAATGACTCTGCTCCCTGGACCAAACAGTTTAATGTACTCCCTAAGGATATCTAGTTTTTCAATTATATCAACACCGACAAGAACGAGAAGTACTCTTTGGTCTGTGAGCCATGCTGTGTCATCAGGGGAGATCATGTGAAGACTACCCGATGTTTGAAGAAACTTTGTTTGAAGCAATTCACTTAAAGCCAAAGCGTTGTGGCCGTGGCTGTGTTGGATGATATTGACATCTTCAAGTAGAACACAGACATCAAAACAGTGAGATATCTCTTGATAGACAAACTTGGCAAGCGTTCTTTTGCCAAGACTTGCCCGACCCCAAATGCCAATCTCGCGTACTTCATCATACTTAGCATCCAAAGACAACAATTCATAGACTCGTCTCATGCGGAGATCCATCCCCACAAGGCCAAAGAATCGAGAAGCGCTCAACTTATCCCAGATATCATTTGTGATCTTCAGGATCAGCTCCGCATCATCCTCCCTATCAAGGCAACGCCTAAGTAAGACATTAAAAATTGACTGACTCTTAAAACGAAGAAATTGCAATCAAGATTTTCATGTCGTGGAGATACCAATTGTTTGAGTGCTCGCCGGGTATGCATGCCAGCTCCATCAGTGCATTCCTCCACGCCGTTGCCGCCGATAACTCCACCTGATCAGTGCAGACTTCTTCGGCCTGTCTTTTATTAACATCCCAGTCATCTACTCCGTAATAGACTGGAGAGATTGTAAGGTAATTTAGAATCTCTTCGAGCTCTCTCAGGACCGAAGGCGAAAAGACATAGTTCTCAGATACGACGACGATTGCAACTTTCGAGGCTCGGATAGCCGCCAGATGAATCTCAGAGGGTTCCAGGTTCTGCTCGGTTTCACCTTTGAAAGTTCGAATGCCCTTTTGTTCCAACAAACGGTAGATATGGCTGACAAAAACTCTGCGAATTTCCTCCCCTCTGAAACTCACAAACACGTCGGACCCGGTGCTCGGAGTCGGAGATAAAGCCATCGAGAGTGAAAAATTGAAATCGCAGATGAGGAAAGtcgtttctttgattttattccttcctcaaccaaccaaccaacctaGTAGGCGTTGACTTTTTAATCTAACAAGTTTAAATCTCCTAATTTTCCACACCAGAGCAGAGCAAATGgcttcgtcttcctcttcgCGTTACGGTGTCTTCTTGAGCTTCCGAGGAACTGATACTCGTAGAACCTTTGTCAGCCATCTTCACAAAGCCTTAGTTAACAGGGGAATCGTCACCTTCAAGGATGATTCGAAGATTAGAACGGGCGATCCTTTTCCCCACGAAATCCTTGAAGCCATCCAAGATTCGACTTTTGCAGTCATTGTTATCTCGGAGAATTTCACTTCTTCAAAGTGGTGTTTGATCGAGCTCCAATCGATAATGGAGCTTTGGAGCTCAAAGAAACTCATCGTCTTTCCGATCTTCTACGGAGTGGAGCTCTCTGATGTCAGGAAAGAGGAAGGCCATTTCTGGGAACCGCTTAAATTGCACATGTGTAACAACTCATTTGCAGAGGAGGTTCCTAAATGGAAAGAGGCTCTCACCAAAGTCTCCTATCTCAATGGAAAGGATTCTACAAAATTGTAAGTTCTTTCTTCTGCAAAGccaaacacacatatatatatatatatatatatatatatatatatatatatatatataggatttccACATCTTTGTTACTTTctttcattttacatttcagCAAGGACGATGCTGCAATGATTGACAATATTGTTAGTGATATTTGGACTCGGTTGTCATCTATGCTGCCTATTGAATTTGCGGATGTTGTTGGAATGACTCCTCACATGGAGAGGCTGGATTTTCTCTTAAATATTAGATCAGAGAAGGAGGTTCGTATGATTGGCATTTGGGGAATGGGTGGCATAGGCAAAACCACCATTTCCAAGTATCTCTTTCACCAGTACTCTGGAGGATTTTCAGCTCGTTGTTTCATACAAGACGTTTGGAAGATTTCTAGCAGCTTTGGTCTCGTTGGTTTACaggaaaaatttgtttcttctatCCTGCCTGAAGAACATGTCAAGCTCTCCACGCTTGAACACGGACACCACCATATTAAGTCTAGGCTTGGACACCAAAGAGTGTTTGTTGTCCTTGATGGTGTTGACAATGTGGATCAGATTCGAGCTTTGGTTAAAGAGAGTAGCATGTTTGGCCGAGTAAGCTATATCATCATAACCACAAGAGACCAAAGCTTGCTCAAAACATGTGGCATTATAGACAGAGACTTATATGAGGTTAGCTGCTTGGAAAGCAGTGATTCTCTCCTCCTGCTTAAACGGTTTGCTTTTGAAGGAGGAACTCCACCTTCTGATATTTATGAACAACTCTCTCTTCGAGCTTCTCAGCTTGCTCATGGTCTTCCCTTTGCCCTTGAAGCTTTTGGCTTATGTTTCCGTGGAAAGACTACACCAATTGAGTGGAAGGATGAGTTAAGGAGATTAGGTACGACTCCTCATGAAAGCACCATTCAAATATTGAAGATTAGCTACGACGACTTgtgatatgatcgtggccagcaaggagacagaagctgtagagaaaccggagatcgtgggaaggatcactcgttcaagagctaaggagatggccaaggaagctcatgcactcatagctgacgggtcattcaatctaccgaggatccaagtcttcaacatatccaccctgaagacttcactcggtaatgataactagataacttaggtgtgaagtttgtactctttttcccatagctgagttttgtaccaatgggttttctcggtatggtttttaatgaggaaAATGGATCACCACGttgagttatctagaagtcattaccaatggggaataatgtactaatacaagtgacttctgtactactacagatcacctagacgcttcgttgtttttcttatttcctttacacgccttgttgttttattttgaacttcctgttgtttggagtgtcgaaccctagggttgattataaaacccaaaagcgacgcctccttgtttggtagcgaagaagttttatgtaacaagtattgttgaatctttcttctctcaatctgaactcgtgaatgcgttcatgattccgagtttctaaacactttgtgattaagaaactcttcactttattttcgaatccatatcaccatctaacacttctcaccatcgaatcattgcttttctctctcgaacatCATCTGCCGTCACTCGCAATCCACCtgtgcatcatcaccatcaatttACGTCGCCACTTACctgtcatcagcctccatcagagtttcaTCCTAGGGAGTTCGTATTAACTTGTCTGCAATAGAAAATAACGTTTTTCTTCATGTTGCATGCCTCTTTAATGGAGACTCGATCCTAAGTCTAAGAGCTCTTTTTGATAGCTTTGAATTTGGGATAGAAGTGTTGTCCGAGAAGTCTCTCATTAACATTTCAACTGATGGATATCTGAAGATGCATGCTTTAGTTGAGAAAATGGGAAGGCAGATTGTGCGTCAAGGATCCAAGAAAAAGCCTCataaacaattaattttgtGGGATCCCCGGGAAATTTCTAAAGTACTGGGACATAACTTGGTGAGCCTCATCATACATATTTGTATatctttctttaatttgattttaatggtTTCAAGgtatgatttcttttttctttatgtcaTGTGATGTGAcattgatattcttattttcAGGGGACAAACCAAATTCATTGCTTAGCACTGCACATGTGTGAGATGCGTAGAAATTTAGCTATAAGCTGTATTAATTTCTTGCCGTTGTATAATCTCAAGTATTTAAAGTTCTACAAGCATCTGGATGATACAGACTCCAAACTGCAATTTGTTACAGAAGATAATATACTTCCCCCTGACCTTGAGCTTAGGTTGCTTCATTGGGACGCATATCCGTTGATAACACTTCCTTTCGATCTACACCTAGAGTGTCTTGTTGAACTCAAGTTCCGGTACAGTAACCTCGAGAGCCTTTGGGAAGGGACACCGGTAAATTATCTTAGAAAATGCTACCTGGTTTGATATAGCAATTTGAGTATCAAAAATTCGTCcataaaaatcttttttaagttttccgtatacttttttttggtctcttttCAGGAGCTTGGGAACTTGAGGAGACTAGATGTGACGGGGTCTAAGAATCTGAAATATTTTCCAGATATTTCAATGGCCAAGAAGCTGGAGGACGTGTCAATGAATGATTGCGCGAGGCTGGAACAATTTCCAAGGTACATTGGTAGCTTATCTAGTCTAGGAAAACTCCATGCAATCCATTGTCCTGGTCTTCAAAGTCTCAAGATTAATATTATGGCAGCGACAACCATTACAAAACCAAGAGTGATGTGCTGTCCACAAATTATACTGGCGTTTCCCAATGAAGTTGAGCCACTGCAATGTCTTACAAATCTATCCATAGaagggaaaataaaattttggcttGAACAACTAGAAGGAGATGCAGAtcacttttcttttgatttggaGAGATTTATCCCATATAAGTTGATGATGCAACCACTGCCACCTCGCGTCAAGTCAAATTTCCGTGATTTTGTTTGCCTTGAGATCAAGCGGAACAACTTTCAGGTGCCACAGCTTTTCAGACTTCCCTCTTTTGACAGTATTAAACCTCATCAACTTGAATCTTGAAAACATCCCATCAAGTCTTGGTAAAATGCATGCTCTAGAGAAATTGAATTTCAGCGGAAATGACTTCAAAAGTTTACCTAGAACCATGAAACAACTCCAGAAGTTGAAATATCTGGACCTCCATAACTGCTGCAAACTAGAAGCATTGCCACCACTAACTCAAGTAGAGACGCTTATACTTTCCAACTGTATCAACCTCCAATCATTGCTAGAACTCCCTAATTTACTAGAGGATCATGGCATACACCACTTGCTTGAGCTTGAGCTTGATAACTGTAAAAACGTTCAATCACTTTCGCACCAGCTCAGCCATTTCACCAATTTGGAAAAGCTAGACCTCAGCAAACACG
Coding sequences within:
- the LOC104742366 gene encoding protein phosphatase 2C 7-like, translated to MQDSVIALPHFLKIPIEMFMGDHEGMNPSLSHIPCHFFGVYDGHGGSQVAEYYRDRIHFALAEEIERIKDKLCNSESSENRQVQWKKVFTNCFLRVVDEVAGKIGCRPSTGSFDNILEAVVPESIGSTAVVALVCSSHIIVSNCGNSRVVLLRGKESMHLSVDQRPEREDEYARIEKTGGKVVQWQGARSSFSVLNTSRSIGDEYLEPYVRPDPEVMFMPRAREDECLILASDGVWDVMSNQEACDFARKRILAWHKKNGAWPLAERGVGEDHACQAAADYLYKLALQREAKTM
- the LOC104743949 gene encoding putative disease resistance protein At4g11170, which translates into the protein MALSPTPSTGSDVFVSFRGEEIRRVFVSHIYRLLEQKGIRTFKGETEQNLEPSEIHLAAIRASKVAIVVVSENYVFSPSVLRELEEILNYLTISPVYYGVDDWDVNKRQAEEVCTDQVELSAATAWRNALMELACIPGEHSNNWRCLDREDDAELILKITNDIWDKLSASRFFGLVGMDLRMRRVYELLSLDAKYDEVREIGIWGRASLGKRTLAKFVYQEISHCFDVCVLLEDVNIIQHSHGHNALALSELLQTKFLQTSGSLHMISPDDTAWLTDQRVLLVLVGVDIIEKLDILREYIKLFGPGSRVIVTCLDKKLLLACGDIAPLEGYEQFLALAIKIGNGYPSVIAAVGSELCAKPNEELETILSRYEQSSDECTTGTETSSSDASVGAKVFGRLEEDWKMVLSKYERSSDENTLGTEESSFNVSNEKDKSLPGNTAFNFVGMECHLKAVSGLMELQSENEVRIVGIWGVGGVGKLTLARCVYKETMQYFHIHVFLENIGKIYKDHGPSGLHEELLWNNIQREALAVRSSKNGFDVTKARLRNRKVLLIVDGVDNNEQIEDVQKVATWFGSGSRVMVTTRDKKFLVANGLRHIYEVKCLRVHEALQLFYQFAFNEQAPSTCFKRLSVRAVQLAGRIPLSLKVLGSFLCGKSGHEWERVLQKLESQRVKDKAEVAEASTDLRR
- the LOC104743950 gene encoding TMV resistance protein N-like; its protein translation is MASSSSSRYGVFLSFRGTDTRRTFVSHLHKALVNRGIVTFKDDSKIRTGDPFPHEILEAIQDSTFAVIVISENFTSSKWCLIELQSIMELWSSKKLIVFPIFYGVELSDVRKEEGHFWEPLKLHMCNNSFAEEVPKWKEALTKVSYLNGKDSTKFKDDAAMIDNIVSDIWTRLSSMLPIEFADVVGMTPHMERLDFLLNIRSEKEVRMIGIWGMGGIGKTTISKYLFHQYSGGFSARCFIQDVWKISSSFGLVGLQEKFVSSILPEEHVKLSTLEHGHHHIKSRLGHQRVFVVLDGVDNVDQIRALVKESSMFGRVSYIIITTRDQSLLKTCGIIDRDLYEVSCLESSDSLLLLKRFAFEGGTPPSDIYEQLSLRASQLAHGLPFALEAFGLCFRGKTTPIEWKDELRRLGTTPHESTIQILKISYDDL
- the LOC104743951 gene encoding disease resistance protein RPS4-like; the protein is MHALVEKMGRQIVRQGSKKKPHKQLILWDPREISKVLGHNLGTNQIHCLALHMCEMRRNLAISCINFLPLYNLKYLKFYKHLDDTDSKLQFVTEDNILPPDLELRLLHWDAYPLITLPFDLHLECLVELKFRYSNLESLWEGTPELGNLRRLDVTGSKNLKYFPDISMAKKLEDVSMNDCARLEQFPSQISVILFALRSSGTTFRCHSFSDFPLLTVLNLINLNLENIPSSLGKMHALEKLNFSGNDFKSLPRTMKQLQKLKYLDLHNCCKLEALPPLTQVETLILSNCINLQSLLELPNLLEDHGIHHLLELELDNCKNVQSLSHQLSHFTNLEKLDLSKHDFETMPASIKELSSLRTISLNSCRKLKSLEELPLSLKCLYAHGCYSLEGVTLSYGHYLEDFDLDHCFHLKLDILLITWSPTKSRSKKVPGCCFPESGMPNLCT